The window GGATGCTGCTGAACACGATCACGGCATGACTCTGATTCAAGCACTTCGTCACTTCACCTCTTTTGCTTACGGCTTGCACCTGAGTAAAGAGAATCCAAACATTGATCAGCTTCTGAAGCTAAGTTCGCCAATCTACCGACTGGAGATTGCGATGGTTGGCCGTTTGTTTGCTCAAGACCCGAACTTATACGGTGATATCATTCTTTCTTCGGATGAGAATATTGAGATGATTCGACGTTTCCATAGTCGTTTCGGCGAAGCATTAGAAATCTTGGATGGGAAAGATAAAGCCAAGTTTGTTGATAGCTTTAATCAAGTCAGTGATTGGTTTGGTGACTACTCACAGCAGTTCTTGCAAGAGAGCCAAAACCTTTTAAAACAAGCACATGACTCGATTCATCGTGGCTAATCACTATTTGAAATTATAAAAAAAGAGCGACCTGATGGTCGCTCTTTTTGTTTGTGCTGAATGCTATAAAAGCATTTGGCCTACAGTAGTCTAAAAGCAATTAGATCATCATAGGCCAAACCAACATCTCCTAATAACCAACAACTAGTTAGTCGTGATAGGCTTTTTGTTCTCTTCACTCGATACGGTGTCGATAGTCGAGCTAATGTAAGGCACGTTAGTCAGGTTGATCTGCAAGCGAACTACATTATCAATCAGTTGAACCAGTGGACCCCACTTAACTTTTTTCTCTTTCTCGAACACGTAGTTGAAGTTTTCCGGTGTCCAATCCATCAAGTATTGAGGATTCAATGAACGACCAAGGAAGCGTACTTCATAATGCAGGTGTGGCCCGGTTGAGTTACCTGAGTTACCACAACTCGCGATCACATCACCTTTACTAACAAACTGACCGCTGCGAACTTTGAATTTTTGTAGGTGCGCGTAAGAACTCATGAAGCCGAACGAGTGACGCATAGTAATAAAGTTACCGAAGCCTTTTTTACTTGGGCGTACCGTTTCAATGACTCCATCTGCGGGCGCGACAATGTCTTCACCACGTTTACACGTCAGGTCGATACCAGTATGTACATGACGTTTACCTGAGATAGGGTTAGTGCGGCTACCATAAGAAGAAGATATACGCTGATAAGCCATAGGACTGTCGTTTGGAATCAAGCGAAACATTGTGGCTCTTACTGCTGAATCTACCGCAGCCGCATCAATGCGATCTTCTAAAGAGACATCATCGGTAAGCAGCTCTTCATCGGCAAGGCCAAGTACTGATTCCACATCGAATACACGCTTACCAAGCAGTTGAATGGTGCCTTCTTTCTCGGTGAGTGTTTGCGATAACGAGTGATTGGTTTCTACCTGTTCAGCGTAAAGAAACTCAGTTTGCTCTTTTTCAACAATCAGCGTTTCAATCAACTGTTGTGCATCGCCCGCTTGCATTGCGAGCTCTTGTTTACCTTCGAAGTGTATGTAGGCAGCTCCGCCAATTAACAACGGCACTGAAAAAATTGCAGTGGTGCACATGAGCACGGCTTTTCGGCCGAAGTAAAACGTCTGTTCCCCATTGTTAGAGGGAATAGTAATGGAAATTTTTTTAGACATGGTTCTGTATTAACTAAATGCTTCTAATAGAAAAAGGTAATGGAGAGTTTATTCCTGACCTAAATCGGTAAGGTGTTCAATCTCTCTATAAAGCAGTTCATCGTCGCCGACATTAAGCTCAACAAGGCGCTTAAGGTGGCTAATACTATCAATATCTAAATGCTCTATGCGTAAACGCATTGAGGTATTGATGGTAGAGACTATCGTTGCTTCTAACTGAATATTGATATCACTGTTGGTGAGCTTAAAGCTGACTTGAACAGGAGCATCGTGGCTGAGTTGCTGCCATTTATCACATTGAATGAGTAAACCATGGAGAGATAAGTCTTGCACTGAGCCTGATACATTTACTTGTCCTTGTGAGATCTCAGTCGGGACTTGATAAATAACTCGTGAAAATTGACGTCTTTCAAGCATAGGTAATTTCTCTATATCAATAGGTAAATAGTAAGCCAGATATATCAAAGGCCGCTATT of the Vibrio lentus genome contains:
- a CDS encoding PilZ domain-containing protein, whose amino-acid sequence is MLERRQFSRVIYQVPTEISQGQVNVSGSVQDLSLHGLLIQCDKWQQLSHDAPVQVSFKLTNSDINIQLEATIVSTINTSMRLRIEHLDIDSISHLKRLVELNVGDDELLYREIEHLTDLGQE
- a CDS encoding M23 family metallopeptidase; translated protein: MSKKISITIPSNNGEQTFYFGRKAVLMCTTAIFSVPLLIGGAAYIHFEGKQELAMQAGDAQQLIETLIVEKEQTEFLYAEQVETNHSLSQTLTEKEGTIQLLGKRVFDVESVLGLADEELLTDDVSLEDRIDAAAVDSAVRATMFRLIPNDSPMAYQRISSSYGSRTNPISGKRHVHTGIDLTCKRGEDIVAPADGVIETVRPSKKGFGNFITMRHSFGFMSSYAHLQKFKVRSGQFVSKGDVIASCGNSGNSTGPHLHYEVRFLGRSLNPQYLMDWTPENFNYVFEKEKKVKWGPLVQLIDNVVRLQINLTNVPYISSTIDTVSSEENKKPITTN